A stretch of the Rhizobium sp. CCGE531 genome encodes the following:
- a CDS encoding type II toxin-antitoxin system RelE/ParE family toxin, with translation MMAYRFYSRADAAQDKIWRDTVERWGEKQAVTYITGLHTHLQRLCEEKAIWRKLPQRLAVPADVKREAYFSRYEHHYVFFRELDNGDLGVMSILHERMDVPVRLAEDLAALVGKAEHFKA, from the coding sequence ATCATGGCTTATCGGTTCTATTCGCGCGCGGATGCTGCGCAGGACAAAATCTGGCGGGATACCGTTGAAAGGTGGGGTGAGAAGCAGGCGGTGACTTATATCACCGGATTGCATACGCATTTGCAGCGGTTATGCGAGGAAAAGGCCATTTGGAGGAAGCTCCCGCAACGCCTTGCCGTTCCTGCCGATGTGAAGCGCGAGGCCTACTTCAGCCGCTACGAGCATCACTACGTCTTTTTCCGGGAACTCGATAACGGTGATCTCGGCGTGATGAGCATTTTGCATGAACGCATGGATGTGCCGGTGCGTCTTGCCGAGGACCTGGCGGCTCTTGTCGGGAAAGCGGAGCATTTCAAGGCGTAG
- a CDS encoding aromatic ring-hydroxylating dioxygenase subunit alpha produces MKGGAMIDEWYPVGLFSQLSEKGSKTRLMGEAIEVARDREGNARVVTDNGRPLPVRVRYGHVWSSLGKPDKELFAIPEADQPGRRFVDVGVVRVRCSPLRAVENFLDIAHFPFVHTDILGAEPNTEVENYKVEIRENEDEVWATQVKFYQPQAAKSAAGGITTEYMYRVPAPTCSVLYKTCPPRPSEWDVITLFVQPLAEDLCDVWPWMALFDDDTPMTDLIHFQQMIFLQDRSILENQIPTLLPLDPGMEIPTRADLTSVAYRRWLKRHNYTYGAQLVAQ; encoded by the coding sequence ATGAAAGGCGGCGCGATGATCGACGAATGGTATCCGGTCGGCCTCTTCAGCCAGCTCAGCGAAAAGGGAAGCAAGACCCGTCTGATGGGCGAGGCGATCGAAGTCGCGCGCGATCGCGAGGGGAATGCGCGGGTGGTGACGGACAATGGACGACCCCTTCCGGTCCGCGTCCGGTATGGCCATGTCTGGTCTTCCCTCGGAAAACCGGACAAGGAGCTTTTCGCCATTCCGGAGGCCGATCAGCCAGGCCGTCGTTTCGTCGATGTCGGCGTCGTCCGCGTACGCTGCTCGCCGCTTCGCGCCGTCGAGAACTTTCTCGACATCGCGCATTTTCCCTTCGTCCACACCGACATCCTCGGCGCGGAACCGAATACGGAGGTCGAAAATTACAAGGTCGAGATCCGCGAGAACGAGGATGAAGTCTGGGCAACGCAAGTCAAATTCTACCAGCCGCAGGCTGCGAAATCGGCGGCCGGCGGCATTACGACCGAATACATGTACCGCGTGCCGGCACCGACCTGTTCGGTGCTCTATAAGACCTGTCCTCCGCGACCAAGCGAATGGGACGTTATTACCTTGTTCGTTCAGCCTCTTGCCGAGGACCTTTGTGACGTATGGCCGTGGATGGCTCTCTTCGACGACGATACGCCGATGACCGATCTCATCCATTTTCAGCAGATGATTTTCCTGCAGGATCGCTCGATCCTCGAAAACCAGATCCCTACGCTTCTTCCGCTTGATCCCGGCATGGAAATTCCGACAAGGGCCGACCTTACCTCGGTCGCCTACCGGCGATGGCTCAAGCGCCACAACTATACCTACGGCGCACAGTTGGTCGCACAATGA
- a CDS encoding amidohydrolase, which translates to MTGYLLKNCAAVIVDGGNGPRVRRNVDLLTKGPAIQAIGENLPQNALPEGTIVQDASGWFVYPGLVNTHHHFFQCFVRNRADLDWTKLSVIEWLDRIYPIFSRLTEDCFYHSSVTAMAEMIKHGCTTAFDHQYCFPRPAGKRLIDRQFEAADLLGMRFHAGRGGNTLPKSEGSTIPDAMLETTDEFIADCARLIDSYHDADPFSMRQVVVAPCQPVNCYRETFVESVALARDRSVQLHTHVGEGESPVIEARHGMRTVDYCAELGFAGPDTFYAHCWELTHDELRKMAANGTGVSHCPEPVYLVGAEVTDIPAMQAFGLRIGLGCDGAASNDNSNLMHCIHSAYMLQCLTASTRQHAVPAPIDFLQYATSGGASLLGRTDIGRLAPGMAADLFAIDTRRMDYVGTRHDPLSLIAKVGIGMPTDMTMINGRIVWQGGEFTGLDEAALFAAAEATLATVEF; encoded by the coding sequence ATGACGGGTTATCTCCTGAAAAACTGCGCGGCTGTCATCGTCGATGGGGGCAATGGGCCGCGCGTGCGCCGCAACGTCGACCTGCTCACCAAGGGTCCGGCGATCCAGGCGATCGGCGAGAACCTCCCGCAGAACGCATTGCCTGAGGGCACCATTGTCCAGGACGCTTCCGGCTGGTTCGTCTATCCGGGGCTCGTCAACACCCATCACCACTTCTTTCAGTGCTTCGTGCGCAATCGCGCCGATCTCGACTGGACGAAGCTTTCCGTCATCGAATGGCTCGACCGGATCTATCCGATCTTCTCGCGACTGACGGAGGACTGCTTCTATCATTCCTCGGTCACCGCAATGGCCGAGATGATCAAGCATGGATGCACCACGGCATTCGACCATCAATATTGCTTTCCCCGCCCTGCGGGAAAGCGCCTGATCGATCGCCAGTTCGAGGCGGCCGACCTTCTTGGCATGCGCTTTCACGCCGGCCGCGGCGGCAATACCCTGCCGAAATCCGAGGGGTCGACGATCCCTGATGCCATGCTCGAAACCACGGATGAATTCATCGCCGATTGCGCGCGGCTGATCGACAGCTATCACGATGCCGACCCCTTCAGCATGCGCCAGGTGGTGGTCGCCCCCTGCCAGCCCGTCAATTGCTATCGCGAAACCTTCGTCGAGTCGGTCGCGCTGGCGCGGGATCGCAGCGTGCAGCTGCACACGCATGTCGGCGAAGGTGAAAGCCCCGTCATCGAGGCGCGGCACGGAATGCGCACGGTCGACTATTGCGCCGAATTGGGTTTTGCAGGCCCCGACACGTTCTATGCCCATTGCTGGGAACTGACGCATGACGAGTTGCGCAAGATGGCGGCGAACGGCACGGGCGTCTCCCATTGCCCCGAGCCGGTTTACCTGGTCGGCGCCGAAGTAACCGACATTCCGGCGATGCAGGCCTTCGGACTGCGTATCGGCCTTGGCTGTGACGGAGCCGCATCGAACGACAACTCGAATCTCATGCATTGCATCCATTCCGCCTACATGCTGCAGTGCCTGACCGCCTCAACGCGTCAGCACGCCGTTCCCGCCCCGATTGACTTTCTCCAGTACGCGACAAGCGGGGGCGCGAGCCTGCTGGGGCGCACGGATATCGGGCGCCTTGCCCCGGGGATGGCTGCCGACCTCTTCGCAATCGATACGCGGCGGATGGACTATGTCGGGACGCGGCATGACCCGCTGAGCCTGATTGCCAAGGTCGGGATCGGCATGCCGACGGATATGACCATGATCAATGGACGCATCGTCTGGCAAGGCGGTGAATTCACCGGACTGGACGAGGCCGCGCTGTTTGCGGCGGCCGAGGCGACGCTTGCAACAGTAGAATTCTGA
- a CDS encoding Rieske 2Fe-2S domain-containing protein: MPFDGAGSWAPVALSSDLPPGTVIPAWTPAGSIALWRSQSGRATASSDRCPHRGMRLSHGFVRGEALSCIYHGWSYSPSGGCIRIPAHPNLVPPETIRVAIQRVEESSGILWVAAGQPETQPPQLEELIPLRSLTVEADIAAIEDAAGAKIDTNGLIHLPELPWIGLLLAPQDKRTLVHLMIEPDRSPADRLTASRIAESLRRRAEEHQRESAE; this comes from the coding sequence ATGCCATTTGATGGGGCCGGGTCCTGGGCGCCAGTCGCGCTTTCCTCTGATCTACCACCAGGAACCGTCATACCGGCCTGGACGCCGGCCGGCTCAATTGCCCTGTGGCGCAGTCAGTCAGGCCGCGCAACCGCATCTTCGGATCGCTGTCCGCATCGCGGAATGCGCTTGTCGCATGGTTTCGTCCGTGGCGAGGCGCTGTCCTGCATCTATCACGGATGGAGCTATTCCCCATCGGGCGGATGCATCCGCATTCCGGCGCATCCCAATCTGGTCCCTCCCGAAACCATTCGTGTCGCTATCCAGCGGGTCGAAGAATCGAGCGGCATTTTATGGGTAGCTGCCGGACAACCGGAAACGCAACCTCCGCAGCTCGAGGAACTGATACCGCTACGCTCGTTAACCGTGGAAGCGGACATTGCGGCAATCGAGGACGCGGCAGGAGCAAAGATCGATACGAACGGGCTGATACATCTACCTGAACTCCCGTGGATCGGGCTGCTGCTGGCACCCCAGGACAAGCGTACGCTCGTTCATCTCATGATCGAACCGGACCGTAGCCCGGCAGACCGCCTGACGGCTTCCCGCATTGCCGAATCCCTCCGCCGCCGGGCGGAAGAGCACCAAAGGGAGAGTGCAGAATGA
- a CDS encoding BMP family ABC transporter substrate-binding protein produces the protein MQNNLTRRTLMKSAAVAGLATAFAGRAAFAANEPLGITLVVPSPIGDVGWGHALAAGLDPIKAAYGDKVKVTVIENIAEGPDADRIMNKTVADGNHFLIAGSFGYQNGALQIARRNPKVTVLHASGFQVAPNFSPFAAKYFQGTYLLGMAAAAVSKTGKLGSVSAFAIPELITSINAFTLGAQAVRPDIEVSVVWVNSWFDPAKEQEAAKALISQGCDVIFSNAQDTPSVISACEAAGVYAFNLNSSMKKYAPKTYLGCISTDWSPFFKASVDAHLASTFKGANAFLGVADKVVEVVDWSPAIPADTMAKIKQVEARIASGGFSPFTGPITKADGSEGAATGATLADAQIVAMDWHVKGVKTPLPK, from the coding sequence ATGCAGAACAATCTGACCCGCAGAACATTGATGAAGAGCGCGGCTGTCGCAGGCCTCGCGACGGCCTTTGCCGGCCGTGCCGCCTTTGCCGCAAACGAACCGCTCGGCATCACGCTCGTCGTGCCCTCGCCGATCGGCGATGTCGGCTGGGGGCATGCGCTCGCTGCCGGCCTTGATCCGATCAAGGCCGCCTATGGCGACAAGGTCAAGGTAACGGTGATCGAGAACATCGCCGAAGGTCCGGATGCCGACCGCATCATGAACAAGACGGTCGCCGACGGAAACCATTTCCTGATCGCCGGCTCATTCGGCTATCAGAACGGCGCGCTTCAGATCGCCCGCCGCAACCCCAAGGTCACCGTCCTGCATGCCTCCGGCTTCCAGGTCGCGCCGAATTTCTCGCCCTTTGCCGCCAAGTATTTTCAGGGGACCTACCTGCTCGGCATGGCGGCGGCCGCAGTCTCCAAGACGGGCAAGCTCGGTTCGGTCTCCGCCTTTGCCATTCCCGAACTGATCACCTCCATCAACGCCTTCACGCTCGGAGCCCAGGCCGTGAGGCCCGACATCGAGGTATCGGTCGTCTGGGTCAATTCCTGGTTCGATCCGGCCAAGGAGCAGGAGGCAGCCAAGGCATTGATCTCGCAGGGTTGCGACGTGATCTTTTCGAACGCCCAGGATACGCCCTCGGTCATTTCCGCCTGCGAGGCAGCCGGCGTTTATGCCTTCAACCTGAATTCCTCGATGAAGAAATATGCGCCGAAGACCTATCTCGGCTGCATCTCCACCGATTGGTCGCCCTTCTTCAAGGCATCGGTCGACGCCCATCTCGCCAGCACCTTCAAAGGCGCCAACGCCTTCCTCGGCGTCGCCGACAAGGTCGTCGAAGTCGTCGACTGGAGCCCGGCGATCCCGGCCGACACCATGGCGAAGATCAAGCAAGTCGAAGCGAGGATCGCAAGCGGCGGCTTTTCGCCGTTCACCGGCCCGATCACCAAGGCCGATGGCAGCGAAGGCGCGGCGACCGGCGCGACATTGGCGGATGCCCAGATCGTCGCGATGGACTGGCATGTCAAAGGTGTGAAGACGCCTTTGCCGAAGTAA
- a CDS encoding ABC transporter ATP-binding protein, translated as MTIPLLSLRGISKSYGQVHANQHIDLDVAPGSIHAILGENGAGKSTLMKLIYGVEQPDDGTVAWHGQPLSLASPAEARRTGIGMVFQHFSLFESLTVVENIRLIVSGRRAELAQRIRKLGDEFGLEVDPLAHVHELSVGERQRVEIIRCLMTDPKLLILDEPTSVLPPQAVEKLFDTLRRLRDGGVSILFISHKLEEIQSLCDRATILRGGRVTGHVDPRQHDAHDLARMMIGRDMPEPIPALPLAEGEKRLEIIGLDYRPDDPFAAPLSTISLSVRSGEILGIAGISGNGQKELAALISGETTLPRDKRDQIFMMGRDVGSLDAASRRKLGFAFVPEDRLGHGAVPEMSLTLNGLLTAHPLKLVRHGLLDSAEATAFATECIRDYDVRTRGPDAEAGSLSGGNLQKFIVGREIMLAPKLLFLAQPTWGVDVGAASAIRKRLIELRNQGMAILIISEELEELFELSDFIQVLYHGTLSPPLVTRDTQPEEIGRYMIGAQPQREKLSA; from the coding sequence ATGACCATCCCGCTGCTGTCGCTGCGCGGCATCTCCAAAAGCTACGGCCAGGTCCATGCCAACCAGCATATCGATCTGGACGTAGCTCCCGGCTCGATCCATGCCATCCTCGGAGAAAACGGAGCCGGCAAATCGACCCTGATGAAGCTGATCTACGGCGTCGAACAACCGGACGACGGGACCGTCGCCTGGCATGGACAACCCCTCAGCCTCGCCTCTCCGGCCGAGGCGAGGCGTACCGGCATCGGGATGGTCTTTCAGCACTTCTCGCTGTTCGAGAGCCTGACGGTGGTCGAAAACATTCGCCTCATCGTATCAGGCCGAAGGGCCGAACTTGCGCAGCGCATCCGCAAGTTGGGTGATGAGTTCGGACTTGAAGTCGATCCGCTGGCGCATGTGCATGAACTGTCTGTCGGCGAGCGGCAGCGGGTGGAGATCATCCGGTGCTTGATGACCGATCCGAAACTGCTGATCCTCGACGAGCCGACATCGGTCCTGCCGCCGCAGGCCGTCGAAAAGCTGTTCGACACGCTGCGCCGGCTGCGCGACGGCGGCGTGTCGATCCTCTTCATCTCGCACAAGCTGGAGGAGATCCAGTCATTGTGCGACCGTGCGACCATCCTGCGCGGCGGACGCGTGACCGGACATGTGGATCCGCGCCAGCATGACGCCCATGATCTCGCCCGCATGATGATCGGCCGCGACATGCCGGAGCCGATACCCGCATTGCCTTTGGCCGAGGGCGAAAAGCGCCTGGAGATCATTGGTCTCGATTACCGGCCGGACGATCCTTTCGCAGCGCCGCTCTCAACCATCAGCCTGAGCGTGCGCAGCGGCGAGATTCTCGGTATTGCCGGTATTTCCGGGAATGGACAAAAGGAACTTGCCGCGCTGATTTCAGGGGAAACGACCCTGCCCCGGGACAAGCGCGACCAGATCTTCATGATGGGGCGGGATGTGGGCAGCCTCGATGCTGCCAGCCGCCGAAAGCTGGGCTTTGCCTTCGTCCCGGAAGACCGGCTCGGCCACGGCGCAGTCCCTGAAATGTCATTGACGCTCAATGGCCTGCTGACGGCGCATCCCTTGAAGCTTGTGCGACATGGTCTCCTCGACAGCGCCGAGGCCACCGCCTTCGCAACTGAGTGCATCCGGGACTATGACGTGCGCACGCGCGGCCCGGATGCGGAAGCCGGCTCGCTTTCCGGGGGAAACCTGCAGAAGTTCATCGTCGGACGCGAAATCATGCTGGCGCCGAAACTGCTCTTTCTTGCCCAGCCAACCTGGGGCGTCGATGTCGGCGCGGCGTCGGCCATTCGCAAGCGGCTGATCGAGCTGCGCAATCAAGGCATGGCCATTCTCATCATATCGGAAGAGCTCGAGGAATTGTTCGAGCTCAGCGATTTCATCCAGGTTCTGTACCACGGCACGCTGAGCCCGCCGCTCGTCACACGCGACACCCAACCGGAAGAGATCGGTCGATACATGATTGGCGCACAGCCCCAACGGGAGAAGCTATCCGCATGA
- a CDS encoding RNA polymerase sigma factor has protein sequence MVGIPIPASRRSADMTSLSDADLVVHARTGDEMAIRTLVQRHNRRLFRSARAIVRNDAEAEDVVQATYVHAFIHLVSFRGEAQLSTWLTRIALNEALGRVRRRQPSVGLEEVDMTAGSGRGAVLQFPTSLAAADPETEFSRSETRRFLEHAIDGLPDEFRAIFVLRDVEGMSTEEAASHLGIKPGTAKTRLHRARKMMRVAIEKKLAGTFSLLFPFDGARCAAMADRVIAQLSNCKELDKAHWLNIEPGI, from the coding sequence ATGGTTGGCATTCCCATCCCGGCGTCACGGCGCAGCGCGGACATGACGTCGCTATCCGACGCCGACCTGGTCGTTCACGCCAGGACGGGCGACGAAATGGCCATACGCACCCTGGTGCAGCGGCATAATCGTCGCCTGTTTCGGTCGGCCCGCGCCATCGTCCGCAACGACGCGGAGGCGGAGGACGTGGTCCAGGCGACTTATGTGCATGCCTTCATCCATCTCGTCTCATTCCGCGGCGAGGCGCAGCTTTCAACCTGGCTCACACGGATCGCGCTCAACGAGGCGCTCGGACGCGTCCGGCGCCGCCAGCCAAGCGTCGGACTGGAGGAAGTCGACATGACGGCAGGATCAGGACGCGGCGCGGTGCTGCAATTTCCCACCTCGCTCGCGGCCGCAGACCCCGAAACCGAGTTTTCCCGCAGCGAGACTCGCCGTTTCCTCGAACACGCAATCGACGGGCTACCCGATGAATTCCGCGCGATCTTCGTGCTGCGGGACGTCGAGGGGATGAGCACCGAGGAGGCCGCGTCGCATCTCGGCATCAAACCGGGAACCGCCAAGACGAGGCTGCATCGCGCCCGTAAAATGATGCGGGTTGCCATCGAAAAAAAATTGGCGGGAACATTCTCTTTGCTCTTCCCGTTCGACGGCGCGCGATGCGCCGCAATGGCCGACCGCGTCATCGCGCAATTGTCCAATTGCAAGGAGCTGGACAAGGCCCATTGGCTGAACATCGAGCCTGGGATTTGA
- a CDS encoding type II toxin-antitoxin system VapC family toxin: MILADTSIWIDHFRSADTELRRIIEDDRLLCHPVVIGELALGSLRDRGDVIAFLSAQRGAVVATHDEVMIMIDRHGIFSMGIGYTDAHLLASVLLDHKASLWTRDKRLRAAADKAGASLHIPVNAPHH; this comes from the coding sequence GTGATACTTGCAGACACCTCGATCTGGATTGATCATTTCCGATCTGCCGATACAGAGCTGCGCAGGATTATCGAGGATGATCGTCTGCTCTGCCATCCGGTTGTGATTGGCGAGCTGGCGCTTGGCAGCCTCCGCGATCGCGGTGACGTGATAGCTTTCCTATCGGCCCAGCGCGGTGCGGTCGTCGCAACGCATGACGAAGTCATGATAATGATCGATCGACATGGTATTTTCAGCATGGGCATTGGCTACACGGATGCTCACTTGCTGGCGTCTGTTCTTCTCGACCACAAAGCGTCCTTATGGACCAGAGACAAGCGCCTGCGGGCAGCGGCCGACAAGGCAGGAGCCTCACTGCATATACCGGTCAACGCGCCTCATCACTAA
- a CDS encoding glutathione S-transferase family protein → MKLYDYILSPSCYKVRLMAAILGIKLEIRSVDFHPGAEHRGPELLALNPAGSIPILEDDDLVLTESSAMLAYLAANGAPEWLGQGSPRETARVQQWLSFSHRLTANLGGARLHEMLLRPGDIKALQAQGIAALRELEAGLFEQGERGMQFLAASQPTIADIACFPYVALAPDGGISLDPYPLIRLWMRAIRSLNGFIEMPGIHRLHELKPDPHPAGEK, encoded by the coding sequence ATGAAACTCTATGACTATATTTTATCGCCGAGCTGCTACAAGGTACGGCTGATGGCCGCAATCCTGGGCATCAAGCTCGAAATCCGGTCAGTCGATTTTCATCCCGGCGCGGAGCATCGCGGCCCGGAGCTTCTGGCGCTCAATCCGGCGGGATCTATCCCGATCCTCGAGGACGATGATCTCGTCCTCACCGAATCCTCGGCAATGCTTGCCTATCTCGCCGCCAATGGTGCGCCGGAATGGCTGGGACAGGGTTCGCCGCGGGAGACGGCGCGCGTGCAGCAATGGCTCTCCTTTTCGCATCGCCTGACGGCGAACCTTGGCGGCGCGCGGCTCCACGAGATGCTCCTGCGACCGGGAGATATCAAGGCATTGCAGGCTCAGGGGATTGCGGCCCTACGCGAGCTGGAAGCAGGCCTCTTCGAACAGGGCGAGCGCGGCATGCAGTTCCTTGCGGCAAGCCAGCCGACGATCGCGGACATTGCCTGCTTCCCCTATGTGGCGCTTGCACCCGACGGCGGCATCTCGCTCGATCCCTATCCCTTGATCCGGCTCTGGATGCGCGCCATCCGCAGCCTGAACGGTTTCATCGAAATGCCCGGCATTCACCGCCTGCACGAGCTGAAACCCGATCCGCATCCGGCAGGGGAGAAATGA
- a CDS encoding type II toxin-antitoxin system VapB family antitoxin, protein MRSTINLDDALLDRAKSLTGIKETAALVRQALETLVRVESGKRLIALGGTMPEAEAAPRRRSTAAK, encoded by the coding sequence ATGCGATCTACTATCAATCTCGACGATGCACTCTTGGATAGGGCGAAATCCTTGACTGGGATCAAGGAAACTGCGGCGCTCGTTCGCCAGGCATTGGAGACGCTTGTTCGCGTAGAGTCCGGAAAACGCCTCATCGCGCTTGGAGGAACCATGCCTGAGGCAGAGGCAGCTCCGCGCCGCCGGAGCACAGCGGCTAAGTGA
- a CDS encoding ABC transporter permease — MSSPFSAALPTLVRRERASFTAKLLAPPIALVVTIALNLSLYVAMGRDPAAVIYAMLIEPFFSWASFSEVLLKTGPLLLIAQGLAIGFRAKVFNIGAEGQFILGAIFASAIPIWMPQATGQWIWPTMLLLGTIGGALWASLTAFWRVRLNANEILVSLMLSFVAAQLLNYLLLGPWKDPNGFNFPQSVMFQYDAMVPILFEGTRVNVSLILAAGLSIAAWIFMQKSFAGYKLQVGGLAPRAASYAGFKESWAIWLSLVIGGAAAGLAGAAEVAGPLGQLQRSISTGYGYAAIIVAYLGGLNPIGIVISSIIMAALYIGGDNAMVSANLPIAAVRVFQGSLLLIYLIAMAFVRYRIIWRPISARSAS; from the coding sequence ATGAGCAGCCCCTTCTCCGCCGCCCTGCCCACCCTGGTCCGCCGGGAACGAGCCTCGTTCACCGCGAAGCTGCTCGCGCCGCCGATCGCCCTCGTTGTCACCATCGCTCTCAATCTGAGCCTCTATGTCGCCATGGGCAGGGATCCGGCAGCGGTGATCTATGCCATGCTGATCGAGCCGTTCTTCTCCTGGGCCTCTTTCTCAGAAGTGTTGCTGAAGACCGGCCCCCTGCTTCTGATCGCACAGGGCCTGGCGATCGGCTTTCGGGCGAAGGTCTTCAACATCGGGGCCGAGGGCCAATTCATTCTCGGTGCGATCTTCGCCTCTGCCATACCCATCTGGATGCCGCAGGCGACGGGCCAATGGATCTGGCCGACGATGCTCCTCCTCGGCACCATTGGCGGCGCGCTATGGGCGTCTCTGACCGCGTTTTGGCGCGTCAGGCTCAATGCCAATGAAATCCTTGTCTCGCTGATGCTGAGCTTCGTCGCCGCGCAATTGCTCAATTATCTGCTTCTCGGCCCGTGGAAAGATCCGAACGGCTTCAATTTCCCGCAGTCGGTCATGTTCCAGTACGATGCCATGGTGCCAATCCTGTTCGAAGGAACGCGCGTCAATGTTTCGCTCATCCTCGCCGCCGGCCTATCGATCGCGGCATGGATCTTCATGCAGAAAAGCTTTGCCGGATACAAATTGCAGGTCGGCGGACTGGCTCCCCGGGCTGCAAGCTATGCCGGCTTCAAGGAGAGCTGGGCAATCTGGCTCTCGCTGGTCATCGGCGGCGCGGCGGCCGGCCTTGCCGGTGCCGCCGAAGTTGCCGGACCGCTTGGCCAGCTGCAGCGTTCCATTTCGACGGGATATGGCTACGCGGCCATCATCGTTGCCTATCTTGGCGGTCTCAACCCGATCGGCATCGTTATTTCTTCGATCATCATGGCGGCCCTCTATATTGGCGGCGACAATGCCATGGTCTCCGCCAATCTGCCCATCGCCGCCGTCCGCGTATTCCAGGGCAGCCTGCTCCTCATCTATCTCATCGCCATGGCTTTCGTGCGCTATCGCATCATATGGCGTCCCATTTCCGCCCGGAGTGCATCATGA
- a CDS encoding ABC transporter permease, producing MSAAEFILAGMLAAATPFLLAALGELVVERAGVLNLGVEGLMALGAVIAFIVVYHGGGHFLAFLAAGLGSALLSMIFAGITLGFNANQVAAGLALGILGQGLSALFGKSYESLTVTTLPKIAIPGLSDIPVIGGLFNQDIVVWISLAVTFGIWALFAYGKIGLILRAVGENPKAAHAIGYPIIAIRFAAVAFGGMMAGFAGAYAATIYTPLWADGMIAGRGWIAIALVVFGTWLTSRIFLGACLFGAVSLMGLAAQASGLAVSSQLLACLPYLVTIIVLGIISADRRLLKLNGVASLGEPFER from the coding sequence ATGAGTGCTGCGGAGTTCATTCTCGCGGGCATGCTGGCAGCCGCAACGCCGTTTCTGCTGGCAGCTTTAGGTGAGCTCGTTGTGGAACGCGCCGGCGTCCTCAATCTCGGCGTCGAAGGGTTGATGGCGCTTGGCGCCGTGATCGCCTTCATTGTCGTTTATCACGGCGGCGGCCATTTCCTCGCTTTCCTTGCGGCCGGTCTCGGAAGCGCTCTCCTCTCCATGATTTTTGCCGGCATCACTCTGGGCTTCAACGCGAACCAGGTCGCAGCCGGCCTTGCGCTCGGGATTCTCGGTCAGGGCCTCTCGGCGCTGTTCGGCAAGAGCTATGAAAGCCTGACCGTCACCACGCTGCCGAAGATCGCGATCCCCGGGCTTTCAGACATTCCCGTCATTGGGGGCCTTTTCAATCAGGATATCGTCGTCTGGATCTCCCTTGCCGTGACCTTTGGCATATGGGCGCTGTTTGCCTACGGCAAGATCGGCCTCATCCTTCGCGCCGTCGGCGAAAATCCGAAAGCCGCCCATGCCATCGGCTATCCCATCATCGCGATCCGTTTCGCCGCGGTTGCATTCGGCGGCATGATGGCAGGCTTTGCCGGCGCCTACGCCGCAACGATCTACACACCACTCTGGGCCGACGGCATGATCGCCGGCCGTGGCTGGATTGCCATTGCTCTCGTTGTCTTTGGAACCTGGCTGACATCGAGGATTTTCCTAGGTGCCTGCCTTTTTGGCGCGGTATCGCTGATGGGGCTTGCCGCCCAGGCAAGCGGACTTGCCGTTTCCTCGCAACTGCTGGCATGCCTGCCCTATCTCGTGACGATCATCGTCCTCGGCATCATCTCGGCAGATCGCCGCCTGCTGAAGCTCAACGGCGTCGCCTCCCTCGGTGAGCCGTTCGAACGGTAA
- a CDS encoding transcriptional regulator — MASGSIHVKVSGALQDHIQQQIGDDGLYENASEYIRALIRRDLQTRDEAWDTLQKELAPALRADDSEFVTVTAEDVISRNKRR; from the coding sequence ATGGCGTCGGGTAGCATTCATGTGAAGGTCAGCGGTGCGCTGCAAGACCATATCCAGCAGCAGATTGGCGACGATGGCCTCTATGAGAATGCCAGCGAATACATTCGTGCCTTGATCCGTCGCGACCTGCAAACCCGTGATGAGGCATGGGATACGCTTCAAAAAGAGCTTGCACCTGCCCTACGGGCGGATGACAGCGAATTTGTCACCGTCACCGCCGAGGATGTTATCAGCCGCAATAAGCGCCGCTGA
- a CDS encoding acylphosphatase: MTILGDVSATSFVPWIQRHANKLGLSQTFFHSGADRIELEVAGPVELIDMLEMGCSLGPIDVWVEEIQRRVMDGQESANLRNS, translated from the coding sequence ATGACGATCCTGGGCGACGTCAGCGCGACCTCATTCGTCCCGTGGATTCAGCGCCACGCCAATAAGCTCGGACTTTCCCAAACATTCTTTCATTCTGGCGCTGACAGGATCGAGCTTGAGGTCGCCGGCCCCGTTGAATTGATCGACATGCTGGAAATGGGCTGCTCGCTCGGTCCGATCGATGTCTGGGTGGAGGAGATCCAGCGCAGGGTCATGGATGGCCAAGAATCAGCGAATCTTAGGAATTCCTGA